From a single Calothrix sp. NIES-2098 genomic region:
- a CDS encoding [NiFe] uptake hydrogenase small subunit produces the protein MTNVLWLQGGACSGNTISFLNAEEPTVCDLISDFGIKVLWHPSLGLELGDNLQQLLRDCISGKIPLDILVFEGTVVNAPNGTGEWNRFADRPMKDWLTDLSQAASFIVAVGDCATWGGIPAMSPNPSQSQGLQFLKRKEGGFLGKDFRTKSGLPVINIPGCPAHPDWISQILVAIATGRIGDIALDEFHRPQTFFNTYTQTGCTRNVHFAYKASTAEFGQRKGCLFYDLGCRGPMTHSSCNRILWNRVSSKTRAGMPCLGCTEPEFPFYDLKPGTVFKTQTVMGVPKDLPPGVKPKDYAVLTMVAKDIAPDWAEEDFFTI, from the coding sequence ATGACTAACGTACTATGGCTACAAGGTGGTGCTTGTTCGGGTAACACTATCTCTTTCCTGAACGCCGAAGAACCGACAGTATGCGATTTGATTAGCGATTTTGGCATCAAAGTGCTTTGGCATCCATCCTTAGGGTTGGAACTGGGCGATAACTTACAACAACTACTACGAGATTGCATTTCTGGCAAAATTCCCCTAGATATATTGGTATTTGAAGGTACTGTTGTTAACGCCCCCAACGGCACAGGGGAATGGAACCGCTTTGCCGATCGCCCAATGAAAGACTGGTTAACAGACCTCTCGCAAGCTGCGAGTTTTATTGTGGCTGTAGGAGACTGTGCGACATGGGGAGGAATTCCCGCGATGTCACCCAACCCCAGCCAGTCTCAGGGTTTGCAATTTCTCAAGCGTAAAGAAGGCGGATTTTTAGGTAAAGACTTTCGCACTAAATCTGGATTACCTGTAATTAACATTCCCGGATGTCCAGCCCATCCAGACTGGATTAGTCAAATTTTAGTTGCGATCGCCACTGGACGCATCGGCGACATTGCCCTTGATGAATTCCATCGTCCGCAAACCTTCTTCAACACCTACACCCAAACAGGTTGTACCCGTAACGTCCACTTTGCTTACAAAGCCTCAACCGCCGAATTTGGTCAACGTAAAGGCTGCCTATTCTACGACCTAGGTTGTCGCGGCCCTATGACCCATTCCTCTTGCAACCGCATCTTGTGGAACCGCGTTTCCTCCAAAACCCGCGCTGGTATGCCCTGTTTAGGTTGCACCGAACCAGAATTTCCCTTCTACGACCTCAAGCCAGGAACAGTCTTCAAAACTCAAACAGTTATGGGAGTTCCGAAAGACTTACCGCCTGGAGTCAAACCCAAAGACTACGCTGTCCTCACAATGGTTGCCAAAGATATCGCACCAGATTGGGCAGAAGAAGACTTTTTCACAATCTAG
- a CDS encoding nickel-dependent hydrogenase large subunit, translating to MTIKTLDISPVGRVEGDLDVRVEIEDGYVVNAWTHAELFRGFEIILRGKDPQAGLIATPRICGICGGSHLTCASWALDTAWGTEVPRNAILARNLGQIVETIQSIPRYFYALFAIDLTHRKYRNSRFYEEATRRFAAFTGTSYELGVTIAAKPVEIYALLGGQWPHSSYMVPGGVMCAPTLTDITRAWSLLEYFRTNWLEPVWLGCSLERYEQIQTYDDFMDWLDEDRKHRESDLGLYWRMGLDIGLDRYGAGTGKYGTWGYLPHEDKYQNPTIEGRNAATIMKSGVYDSFTDTHTLLDHTFARENTTHSWYDEGTADVHPFDRVTNPIQKNTKDFDNAYSWATSVRHQDFGRLEVGALARQLVAGGKHGESWQHQDGFILDVFKQMGGPSIHVRQLARVHELVKLYRQAEHCLREFKLNDPWYIKPKEKDGRGWGATEAARGSLCHWVEIEGGKIKNYQVIAPTTWNVGPRDGEGVRGPIEEALIGTPIYDSSDPVEVGHVARSFDSCLVCTVHAHDAKTGKELARFRTA from the coding sequence ATGACAATTAAAACATTAGACATCTCGCCAGTTGGTAGAGTCGAGGGCGATTTAGATGTACGAGTGGAAATTGAAGATGGGTATGTCGTCAACGCTTGGACACATGCCGAACTCTTCCGAGGATTTGAAATCATCCTGCGTGGTAAAGACCCCCAAGCCGGATTAATTGCCACACCTCGTATTTGCGGTATCTGCGGTGGTTCTCACCTGACTTGTGCATCTTGGGCGTTAGATACAGCATGGGGAACAGAAGTTCCACGTAATGCGATTTTGGCGAGAAATTTAGGTCAAATTGTTGAAACAATTCAAAGCATACCTCGCTACTTTTATGCTTTATTTGCTATTGACTTAACTCATAGAAAGTATCGCAATAGCCGTTTTTATGAAGAAGCTACGAGACGCTTCGCTGCCTTTACAGGAACCTCTTACGAACTAGGGGTGACAATTGCTGCCAAACCGGTAGAAATTTATGCCCTCTTAGGTGGTCAATGGCCTCATTCTAGTTATATGGTTCCTGGTGGTGTCATGTGCGCCCCTACCCTCACCGATATTACCCGCGCTTGGTCTCTTTTAGAATACTTCCGCACCAACTGGTTAGAACCAGTATGGTTGGGTTGTTCCCTAGAACGCTACGAACAAATCCAGACTTATGATGATTTCATGGATTGGCTAGACGAAGACCGCAAGCATCGGGAATCCGACTTGGGTTTATATTGGCGCATGGGTCTAGATATTGGTCTCGATCGATATGGCGCTGGTACTGGTAAATATGGGACTTGGGGATATTTACCTCACGAAGACAAATATCAAAATCCCACGATTGAAGGGCGAAATGCTGCCACAATTATGAAAAGTGGAGTGTACGACAGCTTCACCGACACCCACACATTGCTGGATCATACCTTTGCCCGCGAGAATACAACTCACTCGTGGTATGACGAAGGAACCGCAGACGTTCACCCCTTCGATCGCGTCACTAATCCGATCCAGAAAAATACAAAAGACTTCGATAATGCCTATTCTTGGGCTACTTCAGTACGTCACCAAGACTTTGGGCGTTTAGAAGTTGGTGCTTTAGCGCGTCAATTGGTCGCAGGTGGTAAGCATGGCGAGTCTTGGCAACATCAGGATGGGTTTATTCTAGACGTGTTCAAGCAGATGGGTGGCCCTAGTATCCATGTGCGTCAGTTGGCGCGCGTCCACGAACTTGTGAAATTGTATAGACAAGCCGAACATTGCTTGCGCGAGTTCAAATTAAACGACCCCTGGTATATCAAACCCAAAGAAAAAGATGGTAGAGGTTGGGGTGCAACCGAAGCTGCAAGAGGTTCTTTGTGCCATTGGGTAGAAATAGAAGGCGGTAAGATTAAGAACTACCAAGTAATTGCGCCTACTACATGGAACGTCGGCCCTCGCGATGGTGAAGGTGTACGCGGCCCGATTGAAGAAGCTTTAATTGGGACACCAATTTACGATTCTAGCGATCCTGTGGAAGTAGGTCACGTTGCGCGATCGTTTGACTCTTGTTTGGTGTGTACAGTTCACGCCCACGACGCCAAAACTGGTAAAGAGTTAGCACGTTTCCGGACTGCTTAA
- a CDS encoding Molybdenum-pterin binding protein, which yields MEISARNSLKATVKKVVAGSVNSEVTLEIAPGVEVVAIITKSSADKLGLSEGKQAYAVIKASDVLVAVD from the coding sequence ATGGAAATTAGCGCTCGTAATTCTTTGAAAGCTACTGTGAAAAAAGTTGTTGCTGGCTCTGTAAATAGTGAAGTCACATTAGAAATAGCTCCTGGTGTAGAAGTAGTAGCAATAATTACAAAATCATCAGCAGATAAACTGGGATTATCAGAAGGTAAGCAAGCTTACGCTGTTATCAAAGCTTCAGACGTGTTAGTTGCTGTTGATTAA
- a CDS encoding hydrogenase maturation protease, which yields MLTIIGCGNLNRSDDAVGVIVAQRLQQYLAQNPHPNVRVYDCGTAGMEVMFQARGSKQLIIIDASSTGSEPGAVFKVPGKELEALPEPSYNLHDFRWDNALAAGRKIFQNDFPEEVTVYLIEAANLDLGLELSPAVKHSADLVFEEVAATIRQNNE from the coding sequence ATGCTAACTATTATTGGTTGTGGTAATCTCAATCGCAGTGATGATGCTGTAGGTGTAATTGTTGCCCAACGCCTACAACAATATCTAGCCCAAAATCCCCATCCCAATGTGCGAGTGTATGACTGTGGAACCGCAGGGATGGAAGTAATGTTTCAAGCTAGAGGTAGTAAACAATTAATTATTATTGATGCAAGTTCGACTGGTTCAGAGCCAGGTGCAGTTTTTAAGGTTCCAGGTAAAGAATTGGAAGCTTTACCGGAACCTAGTTATAACTTGCATGATTTTCGCTGGGATAATGCTTTAGCCGCTGGACGGAAAATCTTTCAAAATGACTTTCCCGAAGAGGTGACAGTTTACCTCATTGAAGCAGCAAATCTTGATTTAGGATTGGAGTTAAGTCCTGCGGTTAAACATTCTGCCGATCTGGTTTTTGAAGAGGTAGCTGCAACTATCAGACAGAATAATGAGTAA